AGGTGCTGGACCGGATCGACGAGAATTGCCGGCTGTTCATCTCCCACTCCCCCTTCCTGTGCATCGCGACGGCCGATGCCGAGGGCAAGCAGGATGTCAGCCCGCGCGGCGACCCGCCCGGCTTCGTTCAGGTGCTGGACGACAAGACGCTGGCGATCCCGGACCGGGTCGGCAACAACCGCATCGATACGCTGAAGAACCTGCGGGACAACCCGGAGGTGGGGCTGATCTTCTTCGTGCCCGGCGTCGGCGAGACGATGCGGGTGAACGGCACGGCGCGGATCACCGAGGATGCGGCCCTGCTGGAGGGCATGGCGATGAACGGCAAGGCGCCGAAGACCGCCATCCTGGTAACCGTGCGCGAGGCCTTCATCCACTGCGCCAAGGCGCTGAAACGCTCCAGCCTGTGGGACCCGTCGGTGCAGGTGCCGAAGGGCACGATCCCCTCACTGGCCCGCATGATCAAGGCGCAGGTAGAGGCCATGGGCGACACGGTCGAGACCGTCGAGGAGCGTATCGAGGTCGCCTACAAGGAAAGGCTCTACTGAGATGACCGACGCCAGCGTGAACCGGTCCAGCCACCGTCTCGTCAGCCCGGCCGACCTGAAGGCACTGAGCCAGCGGTCGGACGCCAGGGGGCTGGCACGGCTCGCCCTGCATGCCGGGCTGATCGGCCTGTCCAGCTACGCCATCTGGCACACCCAGGGCACGCTGTGGGTGCTGCCGGCCATGCTGGTGCAGGGGCTGTTCCTGGTCACGCTGTTCGCCACCATCCACGAGACGGTGCATTACACGGCCTTCAGGAGCCGCTGGCTGAACGAGGCTGTCGGCTGGCTGGCCGCCCTGCCCTCAATGCTGAATTCGACCTATTACAAGCATTTCCACCACGCCCATCACCGCCACACCCAGGACCCGGCGCGCGATCCGGAGCTGACCCCGCCACCGCCGGCGACGCGCGGCGAATTCTGGTGGCGCATCACCGCCATTCCTTACTGGATCGGCCGTTTCCGCTCGCTCGGCAAGCTGGCGGCAGGCAACTTCAAGGGCGCGGATTTCGTGCCGGAAAAGGCAAAGCCGGAGGTCGTGCGCTCGGTCCGGCTGATGATCGCCGCCTATGCGCTGGCGCTGGGCTCGGCGGTCGCGCTGGGCAACGCCTGGCCGGTCTTCTACTGGATCGTCCCGGTGGTGCTGGGGCAGCCCTTCCTGCGCGCCTATCTCCTGAC
This sequence is a window from Oceanibaculum indicum P24. Protein-coding genes within it:
- a CDS encoding pyridoxamine 5'-phosphate oxidase family protein → MPLDETAAPAKPSSGPDLETLYGDATPLAIAKVLDRIDENCRLFISHSPFLCIATADAEGKQDVSPRGDPPGFVQVLDDKTLAIPDRVGNNRIDTLKNLRDNPEVGLIFFVPGVGETMRVNGTARITEDAALLEGMAMNGKAPKTAILVTVREAFIHCAKALKRSSLWDPSVQVPKGTIPSLARMIKAQVEAMGDTVETVEERIEVAYKERLY
- a CDS encoding fatty acid desaturase, with amino-acid sequence MTDASVNRSSHRLVSPADLKALSQRSDARGLARLALHAGLIGLSSYAIWHTQGTLWVLPAMLVQGLFLVTLFATIHETVHYTAFRSRWLNEAVGWLAALPSMLNSTYYKHFHHAHHRHTQDPARDPELTPPPPATRGEFWWRITAIPYWIGRFRSLGKLAAGNFKGADFVPEKAKPEVVRSVRLMIAAYALALGSAVALGNAWPVFYWIVPVVLGQPFLRAYLLTEHTGCSEDSNGLTNTRTTLAAWPVRLLMWNMPFHVEHHLYPSIPFHALPALHGKIRGELVHVAPGYLPTLRSIHAELGAAPGRAA